A single genomic interval of Syntrophobotulus glycolicus DSM 8271 harbors:
- a CDS encoding signal peptidase I has translation MKKIGVMVRCLIGMAVLIVSLAVITGTVTHKPAFFSVIQSNSMYPLLSRGDIVFVRPVHSSAVFRPGDIVLFKESTFFSSNQWIIHQIISGNDRDGYVTKGTANLRPDQEMKGFPAVMPNSIAGKVIAPGGIILKLPLLGFVFLWLNKVKDFILVLPLLSITVLLLLIIDAVMTKTGINKILSYKKNVLFGGGGLFLSLLIAAYTVSSSQLWFINHDFPDHTSLQKELGKIDNRWPFPLILAYHTSDPGLKVINPEETIPADHSVYPNLIIQAFQEGKESSYLWVATFLPLLPPHLIHDLTRISFSLALITVSLIPGLPLMLFPLMEKFFYKMK, from the coding sequence ATGAAGAAAATTGGGGTTATGGTTCGTTGCTTAATCGGAATGGCTGTCTTAATCGTTAGTTTAGCCGTTATCACAGGGACAGTGACCCATAAGCCGGCTTTTTTTTCGGTCATTCAATCCAATAGTATGTACCCTTTATTATCTCGTGGAGATATTGTTTTCGTCCGTCCCGTTCATTCTTCAGCAGTCTTCCGTCCCGGGGATATTGTACTTTTTAAAGAAAGTACTTTTTTTTCTTCCAATCAGTGGATTATTCACCAAATCATATCCGGCAATGACCGGGATGGGTATGTCACTAAAGGGACTGCCAACCTCCGGCCCGATCAGGAAATGAAGGGATTTCCCGCTGTTATGCCTAACTCGATTGCCGGCAAAGTGATTGCTCCGGGCGGAATAATTCTTAAACTTCCGCTTTTAGGTTTTGTTTTCCTTTGGCTGAATAAAGTAAAAGACTTCATCCTTGTTTTACCTTTATTGTCTATCACGGTTCTTCTTCTTTTGATCATTGATGCCGTGATGACCAAAACAGGAATAAATAAAATTCTGTCCTATAAAAAAAATGTGCTTTTTGGCGGAGGCGGCCTGTTCTTATCTTTGTTGATTGCTGCTTATACGGTTTCCTCAAGCCAACTCTGGTTCATTAATCATGATTTCCCTGATCATACCTCTCTTCAAAAAGAATTGGGGAAAATCGATAATCGATGGCCCTTTCCTTTAATTCTGGCTTATCATACATCAGACCCCGGCCTCAAAGTCATTAACCCGGAGGAAACTATTCCGGCTGATCATTCTGTTTACCCTAACCTGATCATTCAGGCCTTTCAAGAGGGAAAAGAGTCTTCCTATCTTTGGGTTGCCACTTTTCTGCCTCTTCTTCCTCCTCATTTGATCCATGATCTTACCCGAATCAGTTTTAGCCTGGCCCTCATTACTGTATCTTTAATTCCCGGGCTTCCGCTTATGTTATTTCCTTTAATGGAAAAATTTTTTTATAAAATGAAATAA
- a CDS encoding M48 family metallopeptidase, with translation MDLLRFNGQIIEYEMYKSNRAKRLCFSVHDFKLRVAVPKSVTYEDARKYIEENSDLLAKKLNLLKGFHSSYQFVTGEKLFYRGRFYPLKIVYADLINGYAAFKGSQIYVFLPECIPSENKPNSIRAVLREWYVNQAEKILPDMVDYYSKVMGLSYGKVKIKDQKTRWGSCSSKGNLNFNWRIIMAPNQVVAYVIIHELSHLRSMNHSGTFWKEVRNYMPEYERWRLWLRDYGQLLMKI, from the coding sequence ATGGACTTGCTGCGTTTTAACGGTCAGATAATTGAATATGAAATGTATAAAAGCAACAGAGCGAAAAGGCTTTGCTTTTCAGTCCATGATTTTAAGCTGAGAGTTGCTGTTCCCAAAAGTGTAACTTATGAGGATGCGCGGAAATACATCGAAGAAAACAGTGATCTTCTTGCTAAAAAATTGAATCTTCTAAAGGGCTTCCACTCTTCTTATCAATTTGTTACCGGGGAAAAGTTATTTTACCGGGGAAGATTCTACCCGCTGAAAATTGTTTACGCTGATTTAATTAACGGTTATGCCGCTTTTAAGGGAAGTCAAATCTATGTCTTTCTGCCTGAGTGTATCCCCTCTGAAAACAAGCCCAATAGTATACGCGCTGTTTTAAGGGAATGGTATGTGAATCAGGCAGAAAAAATTCTCCCCGATATGGTAGATTATTATTCTAAAGTAATGGGTTTATCCTACGGAAAAGTTAAAATCAAGGATCAGAAAACCCGCTGGGGCAGCTGCTCATCTAAAGGGAACCTTAACTTTAACTGGCGTATTATTATGGCCCCCAACCAGGTTGTCGCTTATGTCATTATTCATGAGCTTTCTCATCTAAGATCGATGAACCATTCGGGAACCTTCTGGAAAGAGGTGCGAAACTATATGCCCGAATATGAACGATGGAGGCTGTGGCTGCGCGATTACGGACAACTATTAATGAAAATATAA
- a CDS encoding type II toxin-antitoxin system Phd/YefM family antitoxin — protein MDLRKLFDHMISVSELGRGQASKIIQSVEDTGNPYIVVKNNKPQAVIISIEEYSKLLKSKDSLDSLHAPLFSAPVFTGDDHSGILSDDEINIFLSKEEND, from the coding sequence ATGGATCTGAGGAAACTCTTTGACCATATGATCTCAGTTTCAGAACTCGGACGAGGACAAGCCTCTAAAATTATACAGTCCGTAGAGGATACCGGAAACCCTTATATTGTCGTGAAGAATAATAAGCCTCAAGCTGTCATTATTTCTATCGAAGAATATTCAAAACTGCTGAAAAGCAAGGACAGCCTGGATTCCCTCCATGCTCCCCTCTTCTCGGCCCCCGTTTTTACCGGTGATGATCATTCCGGGATCTTATCGGACGATGAAATCAACATTTTTCTGTCCAAAGAAGAAAATGATTGA
- a CDS encoding putative DNA modification/repair radical SAM protein has protein sequence MTAHIEQVFASEANLCYHSLGDMMKKNADTLEKLAILAEAAKYDVSCASSGVNKANHGKIGNSKAYGICHSWSADGRCISLLKILLTNCCIYDCSYCLNRAGNNIPRASFTAEEIADLTIQFYRRNYIEGLFLSSAVEISPNHTMEKIYRVLQILRNDYQFCGYIHVKVIPGADPLIVQKTGLLADRLSVNIEQPTEQSLRLLAPQKSLPLLIAPMDQIKNEITANTEERRKFRNIKKFAPAGQSTQMIIGATDDTDLTILKTTDVLYHRFSLKRVYYSAYVPVNDGPHLPALASLPPLLREHRLYQADWLLRFYHFKVDEIVNSSFPRLEIDYDPKTAWALRNINFFPVEINRASYEELLRVPGIGVKSALRILRQRRLAPVHYDHLGKMGIVLKRAKYFILCSGQYYGKIPIESNRIAKMLKPPEEPQQLQFSF, from the coding sequence TTGACCGCGCATATCGAACAGGTGTTTGCATCAGAGGCTAATTTATGTTACCATAGTCTTGGTGATATGATGAAAAAAAATGCTGACACTTTAGAAAAATTAGCTATTTTGGCCGAGGCTGCCAAGTACGATGTTTCTTGCGCCTCCAGCGGGGTAAATAAAGCTAACCATGGTAAAATCGGCAATTCCAAAGCTTATGGGATATGCCATTCCTGGTCTGCTGACGGACGTTGTATTTCTCTTCTCAAAATACTTCTGACCAACTGCTGTATCTATGACTGCAGCTACTGTCTGAACCGTGCCGGCAACAATATTCCCAGGGCTAGTTTCACGGCCGAAGAAATCGCTGATCTTACCATTCAGTTCTACCGCCGCAACTATATTGAAGGACTTTTTCTGAGCTCGGCAGTGGAAATCAGTCCTAATCATACCATGGAAAAAATATACCGCGTTCTTCAGATCTTGCGAAACGACTATCAATTCTGTGGATATATTCACGTTAAAGTCATTCCGGGAGCAGATCCTTTAATCGTTCAAAAGACTGGTCTCTTGGCCGACCGCCTGAGTGTAAATATTGAACAGCCTACCGAACAAAGCCTCCGGCTTCTCGCTCCCCAAAAATCTTTGCCTTTATTAATTGCGCCGATGGATCAAATCAAAAATGAAATCACAGCGAATACTGAAGAACGAAGGAAATTCAGAAATATAAAAAAATTTGCGCCGGCCGGTCAATCTACTCAGATGATCATCGGCGCTACCGACGATACGGATTTAACTATCCTGAAAACCACAGATGTTCTTTATCACCGGTTTTCTCTGAAAAGGGTATATTATTCCGCTTATGTTCCCGTGAATGACGGACCTCATCTCCCCGCCCTGGCCTCTCTGCCTCCGCTCTTGCGGGAGCATAGGCTTTATCAGGCGGATTGGCTGCTGCGATTTTATCATTTTAAAGTGGATGAAATCGTTAATTCCTCTTTCCCCAGGCTGGAAATAGACTATGATCCCAAAACTGCCTGGGCATTGAGGAATATTAATTTTTTCCCGGTTGAAATTAACCGTGCCTCTTATGAAGAATTGCTGCGTGTTCCCGGCATTGGTGTGAAATCCGCCTTAAGAATTCTCCGGCAGCGCAGGCTGGCCCCAGTACACTACGATCACCTTGGCAAAATGGGCATTGTCCTTAAGCGAGCCAAATATTTTATTCTCTGTTCCGGACAATACTATGGAAAAATCCCGATTGAATCCAACCGAATCGCCAAAATGCTTAAACCACCCGAAGAACCTCAGCAATTGCAGTTCTCTTTTTAG
- the metG gene encoding methionine--tRNA ligase, with product MKYYITTPIYYPNASPHIGTAYTTIAADAMARLRRMMGDDVYFLTGTDENAQKIVRTAESKGMAPLDYVDNIVAKFKELWRILDISNDDFIRTTEERHAKVVQHFFTKLFEQGDIYKSEYEGWYCTPCETFWTENRLVEGRCPNLDCGREVELLKEESYFFRLSKYQDRLLEYIKANPEFIQPVSRRNEMIKFIESGLEDLCVTRTTFEWGIQVPFDPKHVVYVWLDALINYISALGYPDGEKYQRYWPADLHLVGKDIVRFHTVIWPIILMAMEIPLPKKVFGHGWFMSKEGGKISKSRGNVQDSFELIARYGSDPIRYFLLKEMQYGLDGTYSEDDLVEKLNSDLANDLGNFISRSLAMVEKYRDGIVPEPGEDSVLDKELKELAVSVKTGIEEKMLDCDTAKAIEYLWQFVSRCNKYVDETAPWALARDPEQKCRLDTVLYNLIEAIRILGVFCAPFMPGIPLKLQPLLNSGNLFTKWNDAGKWKIIVPGTKVIKGDPIFPRIDLEQFEKAANDSKTSEESSGLETKSAHGQKSQEKPAEMAPLKEEITIEDFARMDLRVAKVLQAEKVEKTEKLLKLEVELGNERRTVVSGIAQYYRPEDLVGQKVVLVANLKSAKLRGIESRGMILAASDSGKLEVLTIESDLPSGAQVK from the coding sequence ATGAAATATTACATAACAACCCCGATCTATTATCCAAACGCCAGTCCCCATATCGGAACGGCTTATACAACGATAGCCGCTGATGCGATGGCCCGCCTTCGCAGAATGATGGGCGATGATGTATATTTCCTTACGGGTACCGATGAAAATGCTCAAAAGATAGTCAGAACTGCAGAAAGCAAAGGAATGGCTCCGCTTGACTATGTCGACAATATTGTTGCGAAATTTAAGGAATTATGGCGAATTTTAGACATTAGCAATGATGACTTTATTCGAACAACGGAAGAACGACATGCTAAGGTTGTCCAGCACTTTTTCACAAAATTGTTTGAACAGGGAGATATTTATAAATCGGAATATGAAGGATGGTATTGTACGCCCTGTGAGACCTTTTGGACCGAGAACAGATTGGTGGAAGGCAGATGTCCCAATTTGGACTGTGGAAGAGAAGTTGAACTTCTGAAAGAGGAAAGCTATTTCTTTCGTTTATCTAAGTATCAAGACAGATTACTCGAATATATCAAGGCAAATCCGGAATTTATTCAGCCTGTTTCCCGGCGTAATGAAATGATCAAATTTATAGAGAGTGGCCTGGAGGATTTGTGTGTAACCAGAACGACATTTGAGTGGGGAATACAAGTGCCTTTTGATCCCAAGCATGTCGTATATGTATGGCTGGATGCCCTCATTAATTATATTTCTGCCCTTGGCTATCCGGACGGGGAAAAATATCAGAGATACTGGCCTGCGGATCTCCACCTTGTGGGCAAGGATATTGTCAGATTTCACACTGTTATTTGGCCGATTATTCTGATGGCCATGGAGATCCCCCTACCCAAGAAGGTCTTTGGGCATGGTTGGTTCATGAGTAAAGAAGGGGGCAAAATATCCAAATCGCGGGGTAATGTCCAGGACTCATTTGAACTGATTGCGCGTTATGGTTCTGACCCCATTCGCTATTTTTTGCTGAAAGAAATGCAGTATGGGTTAGATGGGACATATTCGGAGGATGATCTGGTTGAAAAGCTGAACAGTGATTTAGCAAATGATTTGGGTAATTTTATCTCCAGGTCCCTGGCTATGGTGGAAAAGTATCGCGATGGAATTGTACCAGAGCCCGGAGAAGACTCTGTACTGGATAAAGAGCTGAAGGAATTGGCCGTCAGTGTGAAAACCGGGATTGAAGAAAAAATGCTGGATTGTGATACAGCTAAAGCGATAGAGTATCTCTGGCAATTTGTCAGCCGCTGCAATAAATACGTGGATGAGACGGCACCCTGGGCTTTGGCGAGGGATCCAGAGCAGAAATGTCGTTTAGACACGGTTTTATACAATTTAATAGAGGCCATCAGGATTCTGGGAGTCTTCTGCGCCCCGTTTATGCCTGGTATTCCCCTGAAATTGCAACCTTTGCTCAATAGCGGGAATCTGTTTACTAAATGGAATGATGCCGGGAAATGGAAGATTATTGTACCGGGAACCAAGGTCATAAAAGGGGACCCGATCTTTCCGCGTATTGATCTGGAACAGTTTGAAAAAGCGGCAAATGACAGCAAAACTTCTGAAGAAAGCTCAGGGCTTGAGACAAAGTCAGCTCATGGGCAGAAATCTCAAGAAAAACCGGCTGAAATGGCCCCATTAAAGGAAGAAATCACGATTGAAGATTTTGCCCGAATGGATCTGCGGGTAGCTAAAGTACTTCAAGCGGAGAAGGTCGAAAAGACGGAGAAACTCCTTAAACTGGAGGTAGAGCTTGGAAATGAACGGAGAACAGTTGTCTCCGGGATTGCACAATATTACCGGCCGGAAGACCTTGTCGGACAGAAAGTCGTCTTAGTAGCTAACCTAAAATCTGCTAAGCTAAGGGGGATTGAATCAAGGGGAATGATTCTGGCAGCATCAGACAGCGGAAAACTGGAGGTTTTGACGATAGAAAGTGATCTTCCATCAGGAGCTCAGGTCAAATGA
- a CDS encoding phenylacetate--CoA ligase family protein, whose translation MLIWDQEHECMPRPKLNELQLERLKWTVNRVYSHVPHYRKKFDELGIKPESIKSLKDLARLPFTTKNDLRDNYPFGLFTVPARDLIRIHASSGTTGRPVVAGYTANDLNTWTELTARMVTLAGVTKDDVAQIAFNYGLFTGGFGLHYGLERVGALVIPASGGNTERQLMLMQDFGTTTLIATPSYALYIAEVAEQSGIDIASLKLKTGLFGSEPWTEEMRKEIESRLHLVATDNYGLSEVMGPGVAGECLSHAGHHIAEDHFIVETINPDTGEILEPGEEGELVFTSLTKEAFPVIRFRTKDISCIDQEPCSCGRTTARMRKVTGRTDDMLIIRGVNVFPSQIESILMPIEGIGPHYLINVSRKNYLDELEVVVELTSPDLLEPYSRLEEFEDFIRQKLYSVLSLHARIRIVQPGTLERTTGKSKRVFDSR comes from the coding sequence ATGCTAATTTGGGACCAAGAACATGAATGTATGCCACGTCCAAAACTAAACGAATTGCAATTGGAACGCTTAAAATGGACGGTAAACAGAGTGTACAGCCATGTGCCGCATTACAGAAAAAAGTTTGACGAATTGGGGATCAAACCGGAAAGCATAAAAAGCTTGAAGGATTTGGCCCGGCTGCCCTTTACAACAAAAAATGACCTGCGGGACAATTACCCTTTTGGCCTTTTTACTGTGCCGGCCAGAGACCTGATCAGAATTCACGCTTCTTCCGGTACAACCGGCCGTCCCGTAGTCGCAGGATATACGGCTAATGATCTGAATACCTGGACTGAGCTGACCGCCCGAATGGTTACTTTAGCCGGGGTAACCAAAGATGATGTTGCTCAAATCGCGTTTAATTATGGTCTGTTCACAGGCGGATTCGGCCTTCACTATGGGTTGGAAAGAGTTGGCGCCCTGGTGATCCCGGCTTCCGGCGGCAATACCGAACGCCAGTTGATGCTGATGCAGGATTTTGGTACGACCACCTTGATTGCCACTCCATCCTATGCCCTCTATATTGCGGAAGTAGCTGAGCAATCTGGTATTGATATTGCTTCATTGAAGCTGAAAACAGGACTGTTTGGGAGCGAGCCCTGGACTGAAGAAATGCGCAAAGAAATTGAATCCCGTCTCCATCTTGTGGCTACGGACAATTATGGCCTAAGCGAAGTCATGGGGCCGGGTGTTGCGGGCGAATGTTTATCCCATGCCGGCCATCATATTGCTGAAGACCACTTCATTGTTGAAACCATCAACCCTGATACCGGTGAGATCCTGGAACCCGGTGAAGAGGGGGAACTGGTCTTTACCTCTCTGACTAAAGAGGCTTTCCCTGTAATCCGCTTCCGAACCAAGGATATTTCCTGCATTGACCAAGAGCCCTGCTCTTGCGGCCGGACAACGGCCCGGATGCGCAAAGTGACAGGACGGACTGATGACATGCTGATTATCAGGGGTGTCAATGTTTTTCCTTCCCAAATTGAGAGCATTCTTATGCCTATCGAAGGGATTGGTCCTCATTATCTTATTAATGTTTCCCGAAAGAATTACCTTGATGAATTGGAAGTTGTCGTTGAACTGACCAGTCCCGATCTTCTTGAACCTTATTCCCGTCTGGAAGAATTTGAAGACTTTATCCGGCAAAAGCTATACAGTGTTCTTTCCCTGCATGCCCGGATCAGAATTGTTCAGCCGGGTACTCTGGAAAGAACCACCGGTAAGTCCAAAAGAGTTTTTGATTCTCGCTAA
- the iorA gene encoding indolepyruvate ferredoxin oxidoreductase subunit alpha gives MKKLLTGNEAIARGAWEAGVVVCTAYPGTPSTEITENAAKYNEIYSEWSPNEKVALEVGLGASIAGGRTLVAMKHVGVNVAADPLFTLAYTGINGGLVLVSADDPGMHSSQNEQDNRHLGRAAKIPIFEPSDSQEAKDFTKLALEISEQFDTPVMLRITTRIAHSQSLVEFNDREEKGLKEYKKNPHKYVMIPAYARQRHLDLEKRLLALKEYSDSCPLNRVEWHETKIGIITSGVAYQYVRETLPSASVLKIGMSYPLPEKMIRDFAQKVDELYVIEELDPFIEDQMKAWGIKTHGKDIFSNIGEILPEIINEKMLKHTPALVTQDIPVRPPVLCPGCPHRALFYMLKKLNLTVTGDIGCYTLGSLPPLNAMDTTICMGASIGAAIGMEKARGKDFARNLVAVIGDSTFIHSGITGLIDVVYNKATTTTIILDNRTTGMTGHQDNPANGCTIKKEANKEVNLELLAKAVGVERVAIVDPFNLAELEQIMKAELAAEEPSVIIVKRKCVLIEKSKGTSCFVTSDCVGCMQCLKLGCPCIVKENKRVVINSTQCVGCGLCQTVCTRHAIKKEGVQ, from the coding sequence ATGAAAAAATTGCTGACAGGAAATGAGGCTATTGCCCGCGGCGCTTGGGAAGCGGGAGTGGTGGTTTGTACTGCTTATCCCGGTACTCCCAGTACCGAAATCACGGAAAATGCCGCCAAGTATAACGAAATCTATTCCGAATGGTCCCCTAATGAGAAAGTTGCTCTGGAAGTAGGTTTAGGCGCTTCCATTGCCGGCGGACGGACTCTGGTCGCCATGAAACATGTGGGGGTTAATGTTGCGGCCGATCCTTTGTTTACCCTTGCTTATACCGGTATCAACGGGGGATTGGTTTTGGTCTCCGCCGATGATCCCGGAATGCACAGCTCCCAAAATGAACAGGATAACCGCCATCTAGGCAGAGCAGCCAAGATTCCAATTTTCGAACCTTCCGATAGCCAGGAAGCAAAAGATTTCACAAAATTAGCTTTGGAGATCAGCGAACAATTCGATACTCCGGTCATGTTGAGGATTACCACAAGGATTGCCCATTCTCAATCTCTGGTTGAATTCAATGACCGTGAAGAGAAAGGTTTGAAAGAATACAAGAAAAATCCGCACAAATATGTCATGATTCCCGCCTATGCCCGCCAAAGACATCTTGATTTGGAAAAAAGACTGCTTGCCTTAAAAGAATATTCTGATTCCTGTCCCCTCAACAGGGTTGAGTGGCATGAAACAAAGATCGGAATTATTACCAGCGGGGTAGCTTATCAATATGTCCGAGAGACGCTTCCTTCGGCATCCGTTCTTAAAATAGGCATGTCCTATCCCCTGCCGGAAAAAATGATCAGGGACTTTGCGCAGAAGGTTGACGAACTTTACGTCATCGAAGAACTGGACCCGTTTATTGAAGATCAAATGAAAGCTTGGGGAATAAAGACCCATGGCAAGGATATCTTTTCCAATATCGGGGAAATCCTGCCGGAGATCATTAATGAAAAAATGCTCAAACACACACCTGCTCTTGTTACTCAGGATATTCCCGTCCGTCCGCCAGTCCTTTGTCCGGGCTGTCCTCATCGAGCCTTATTCTATATGCTTAAAAAGCTTAATCTGACCGTAACCGGAGATATCGGCTGTTACACCTTGGGAAGCCTTCCTCCGCTCAATGCCATGGATACAACGATTTGTATGGGGGCAAGTATTGGCGCTGCTATTGGCATGGAAAAAGCCAGGGGCAAAGATTTTGCCCGTAATCTGGTTGCTGTGATCGGTGATTCTACTTTTATTCATTCCGGAATCACCGGACTTATCGATGTCGTTTATAATAAGGCGACAACCACAACCATCATTCTTGACAATAGAACAACCGGGATGACCGGCCATCAGGATAATCCGGCCAATGGCTGTACCATCAAAAAAGAAGCCAATAAAGAAGTAAATCTGGAACTATTGGCCAAAGCTGTGGGTGTAGAGCGCGTAGCAATCGTCGATCCTTTCAATTTGGCCGAACTGGAGCAGATCATGAAAGCCGAATTGGCCGCTGAAGAACCTTCCGTAATCATCGTGAAACGCAAGTGTGTTCTGATCGAAAAAAGCAAAGGAACTTCTTGTTTTGTTACCTCTGACTGCGTGGGCTGTATGCAATGTTTAAAACTGGGCTGTCCTTGTATCGTCAAAGAAAATAAACGCGTCGTCATTAACTCTACTCAATGTGTTGGCTGCGGATTATGTCAGACCGTATGCACACGTCATGCGATTAAAAAGGAAGGTGTGCAATAA
- a CDS encoding TatD family hydrolase translates to MIWDTHAHLDDEQFDQDLSAVLERAKEAGITQIINPGHSETSSRNSVKIAGKYDFIYAAVGIHPHNAKDCTENTWELLNRLAQNPKVIAWGEIGLDYFRDLSPRELQQKHFIQQIELANEAGLPIIVHNRDAHADLLKIIKQYRPENGGVFHSYSGSWEMAKELLKMEFYLSFSGPLTYKNARHAVEVAQNVPPDRFLLETDSPYLPPEPYRGKRNEPAHVKLVLKKLAELKGLSLEETARLSTENVKRLFRLA, encoded by the coding sequence ATGATTTGGGATACACATGCTCATCTTGATGACGAACAGTTTGATCAGGATTTATCAGCTGTGCTTGAACGGGCAAAGGAAGCCGGTATTACACAGATCATAAACCCCGGACACAGCGAAACCTCCAGCAGAAATTCTGTTAAAATAGCCGGAAAGTATGATTTCATCTATGCGGCAGTAGGAATTCATCCCCATAATGCGAAAGACTGTACGGAGAATACTTGGGAACTCCTGAACAGATTAGCTCAAAATCCCAAGGTAATTGCCTGGGGAGAAATTGGCTTGGATTATTTTAGGGATCTCTCCCCGCGAGAGCTGCAACAAAAGCATTTTATTCAACAGATTGAACTGGCCAATGAGGCAGGTTTGCCGATCATTGTGCATAATCGGGATGCCCATGCCGATTTATTGAAGATCATTAAACAGTACCGGCCGGAAAACGGCGGCGTTTTCCATTCTTACTCCGGATCATGGGAAATGGCTAAAGAATTATTGAAAATGGAATTTTACCTTTCTTTTTCAGGGCCCCTGACCTATAAAAATGCTCGTCATGCAGTGGAAGTGGCTCAAAATGTGCCTCCGGACAGGTTTTTGCTTGAAACCGACAGTCCGTATCTCCCTCCCGAACCTTATCGGGGGAAGAGAAATGAACCGGCTCATGTCAAACTGGTGCTGAAGAAACTGGCGGAGCTTAAAGGGCTGTCTTTGGAAGAAACGGCAAGGCTCAGTACGGAGAATGTGAAAAGGCTTTTCAGGTTAGCTTAA
- a CDS encoding TIGR03915 family putative DNA repair protein — MDYLYDGSFDGLLTCIYHSYYSDRATGIYLEDDYQYSLLNSCLSVQTAPELAFKVYSAISSKISREALTHTYYVFLSNRPDKGNLIHSYLRLGFKLGPSVSAYRTHPDVLPVLETAHKVSFEAHRFEGLLRFADMGKFLYSSLAPDHNIIILLADFFADRLKQEHFMIHDKKRELAVIYDTKEWYVSDFSSEISLGLSADEAFYQELWLKYFDRIGIAHRINPRLQARFVPHRYRKDLPEFNNILNGHHRQ, encoded by the coding sequence ATGGACTATCTTTATGACGGGAGCTTTGATGGTCTTCTGACTTGCATTTATCACAGCTATTATTCAGACCGGGCAACAGGTATCTACCTTGAAGACGATTATCAGTACAGTCTGCTCAATTCCTGCCTCTCTGTTCAAACCGCCCCGGAACTGGCTTTCAAGGTTTACTCCGCAATAAGCTCAAAAATATCCAGGGAAGCCTTAACTCATACCTACTATGTTTTTTTATCCAACCGCCCTGATAAAGGGAACTTAATCCATAGCTATCTCCGGCTCGGTTTTAAATTGGGACCATCAGTCAGTGCTTACCGTACTCATCCTGATGTGCTTCCTGTTTTAGAAACCGCCCATAAGGTGTCTTTTGAAGCCCACCGTTTTGAAGGATTGCTTCGTTTTGCGGACATGGGCAAATTCCTTTACTCCTCTTTAGCGCCGGACCATAATATCATTATTTTGCTGGCAGATTTCTTTGCAGACAGGCTCAAACAAGAACATTTTATGATCCACGATAAAAAAAGGGAGCTGGCTGTAATTTATGATACGAAAGAATGGTATGTCAGTGATTTTTCTTCAGAAATCAGCCTTGGCCTCTCTGCTGATGAGGCTTTCTACCAGGAGCTTTGGCTGAAATATTTCGACCGGATTGGGATCGCTCATCGAATAAATCCCCGCCTGCAAGCCCGTTTTGTCCCTCATAGATATCGAAAAGACTTGCCGGAATTTAACAATATCCTGAACGGCCATCACCGGCAATGA
- a CDS encoding indolepyruvate oxidoreductase subunit beta, whose amino-acid sequence MSDITNVLIVGVGGQGTILASRVLAGVLQRAGLDVKVSEIHGMAQRGGSVVTQVRFGEKVASPIIPQSEADIILAFEKLEALRWLNYLKKDGYILVNNQQIDPMPVVTGVAKYPGNVLDLIKKECKNVLIIDALQKAIDSGSSKTVNVVLLGLLSAYLEFDWQLWLDALNEFVPPKLVDINIKAFFAGRTAGGN is encoded by the coding sequence ATGTCCGATATTACGAATGTTTTAATTGTTGGCGTAGGGGGCCAGGGGACAATTCTTGCCAGCCGGGTGCTGGCAGGGGTCCTTCAGCGTGCAGGCCTTGATGTGAAAGTTTCAGAGATCCACGGTATGGCTCAGAGAGGCGGCAGTGTTGTCACTCAGGTCCGTTTCGGAGAGAAAGTCGCTTCTCCGATTATTCCGCAATCCGAAGCCGATATTATTCTTGCTTTTGAAAAGCTCGAAGCCTTGCGCTGGCTGAATTACCTGAAGAAAGACGGATATATTCTGGTGAATAACCAGCAAATCGATCCTATGCCGGTTGTTACAGGGGTCGCAAAATATCCGGGGAATGTTCTTGACCTCATAAAAAAAGAATGTAAAAATGTCCTCATCATTGACGCTTTGCAAAAAGCTATTGATTCCGGAAGTTCTAAAACGGTCAATGTTGTTCTTCTCGGGCTTTTATCTGCTTACCTTGAGTTTGACTGGCAGCTCTGGCTTGATGCTTTAAATGAATTCGTACCTCCTAAGCTGGTGGATATCAACATCAAAGCCTTTTTTGCCGGACGAACCGCAGGAGGAAATTGA